In Cicer arietinum cultivar CDC Frontier isolate Library 1 chromosome 7, Cicar.CDCFrontier_v2.0, whole genome shotgun sequence, a single window of DNA contains:
- the LOC101503456 gene encoding jasmonate ZIM domain-containing protein 1 — MSTFPNTVSDSQRSGKAPEKFKFSQTCSLLSQFLKEKRISGDSTPGLFGKIKPKASTKDLLGNKQNSDGGLRLNASAMDSLPQLVENPCIKKSNIRSTNSETPQLTIFYAGKMLVFDAFRPEKATEIMELATKLASENSSREENPTSAPITSEKLKDSKVPQPKTALETPRENQVIGSDMRYPRRASLLKFLEKRKERVISRGPYQINNHKIEGSSSGGEPKEQCSKHFDLNI; from the exons ATGTCAACTTTCCCTAATACGGTTTCCGATAGCCAGAGGTCCGGCAAGGCACCGGAGAAGTTCAAATTTTCACAGACTTGTAGTCTTTTGAGTCAATTCTTGAAGGAAAAAAGAATTTCTGGTGATTCTACTCCTGGATTATTTGGGAAAATTAAGCCTAAAG CAAGTACAAAGGATTTGTTAGGCAACAAGCAAAACTCAGATGGAGGTTTGAGACTAAATGCTTCTGCTATGGATTCTCTTCCCCAGCTTGTGGAAAACCCCTGCATTAAGAAGTCTAATATAAG ATCAACAAATTCTGAAACTCCTCAATTGACAATATTCTACGCCGGAAAAATGTTAGTATTTGACGCTTTTCGGCCGGAGAAAGCGACGGAAATCATGGAATTGGCCACCAAATTAGCCTCTGAAAATTCAAGCAGGGAGGAAAATCCAACAAGTGCACCTATCACTAGTGAAAAATTAAAGGATTCCAAAGTTCCTCAACCAAAGACTGCCTTAGAAACCCCTAGAGAAAACCAAGTCATTGGTTCTG ATATGAGATATCCAAGAAGAGCTTCACTTCTTAAATTCCttgagaaaagaaaagaaag GGTCATTAGTAGAGGACCATACCAAATTAACAACCACAAAATTGAGGGTAGTAGTTCAGGAGGGGAACCAAAAGAGCAGTGTTCCAAACACTTTGACCTtaacatataa